A single Manduca sexta isolate Smith_Timp_Sample1 chromosome 11, JHU_Msex_v1.0, whole genome shotgun sequence DNA region contains:
- the LOC115447214 gene encoding uncharacterized protein LOC115447214 isoform X2, translating to MRVEIPDCNRCFMCIPLRYGIIIIGCSNLVLDLWVLSLQSSWLMHRGNQSFALMSSTLITYKGVTFNAQIWLPMLLYVLEKCMKLLRIYYYYGITTLLATFVTFLVVELRILFRYYNILEICITFMGLASHAYLLLLVRSEMSKTRYKEESRSHEYENHLTQHYPPNWREPNVI from the exons ATGCGTGTGGAAATACCAGATTGTAATAGGTGTTTTATGTGCATTCCTCTGCGTTAcgggattattattattggttgcTCGAATTTG GTTTTGGACTTATGGGTACTATCATTGCAATCATCATGGCTGATGCACCGGGGCAATCAATCTTTTGCCCTGATGTCTTCTACTCTGATCACCTACAAAGGCGTGACCTTCAACGCGCAAATATGGTTGCCTATGTTGCTCTATGTGCTAGAG aaatgtatgaaattattgCGTATATACTATTACTATGGGATAACAACTCTACTAGCGACGTTTGTCACGTTCCTAGTGGTGGAATTAAGGATCCTTTTcagatactataatatattagaaatttgTATTACGTTCATGGGATTAG CATCGCACGCGTATTTATTGTTGCTAGTACGCTCGGAGATGTCGAAGACGCGTTACAAAGAGGAAAGCAGGAGTCATGAATACGAGAATCATTTGACTCAACATTACCCTCCCAATTGGCGGGAACCAAatgtgatataa
- the LOC115447214 gene encoding uncharacterized protein LOC115447214 isoform X1: MRVEIPDCNRCFMCIPLRYGIIIIGCSNLVLDLWVLSLQSSWLMHRGNQSFALMSSTLITYKGVTFNAQIWLPMLLYVLEVIFNVVVVIGAFMKCMKLLRIYYYYGITTLLATFVTFLVVELRILFRYYNILEICITFMGLASHAYLLLLVRSEMSKTRYKEESRSHEYENHLTQHYPPNWREPNVI; the protein is encoded by the exons ATGCGTGTGGAAATACCAGATTGTAATAGGTGTTTTATGTGCATTCCTCTGCGTTAcgggattattattattggttgcTCGAATTTG GTTTTGGACTTATGGGTACTATCATTGCAATCATCATGGCTGATGCACCGGGGCAATCAATCTTTTGCCCTGATGTCTTCTACTCTGATCACCTACAAAGGCGTGACCTTCAACGCGCAAATATGGTTGCCTATGTTGCTCTATGTGCTAGAGGTGATCTTCAACGTTGTTGTAGTAATAGGGGCTTTTATg aaatgtatgaaattattgCGTATATACTATTACTATGGGATAACAACTCTACTAGCGACGTTTGTCACGTTCCTAGTGGTGGAATTAAGGATCCTTTTcagatactataatatattagaaatttgTATTACGTTCATGGGATTAG CATCGCACGCGTATTTATTGTTGCTAGTACGCTCGGAGATGTCGAAGACGCGTTACAAAGAGGAAAGCAGGAGTCATGAATACGAGAATCATTTGACTCAACATTACCCTCCCAATTGGCGGGAACCAAatgtgatataa
- the LOC115447215 gene encoding uncharacterized protein LOC115447215 isoform X1, translating into MLIKMRLEIPKCNRCFVFVPLRYGIIIFGYLNLLFDLLVPTVEAAWTAEADSISDLTARTMVTYKGVTFSSQLWVLLLLYLTDIIFNIVLLIGAHTKRVKLMQIYYYYGIATFFGSIITFLVLELKLFFFYMSVLALSLTFIGLLTHAYLLLLVRSEISKPRYKEDTNQEYENHLDEHHPPNWREPDIV; encoded by the exons atgttaattaaaatgcgGTTGGAAATACCAAAGTGTAATAGATGTTTTGTATTCGTTCCACTGCGTTAcggaattattatatttggataCTTGAATTTA CTATTTGACCTGTTGGTACCGACAGTCGAGGCAGCATGGACGGCCGAGGCAGATTCTATATCAGACCTAACTGCCCGGACCATGGTTACATACAAAGGCGTTACATTCTCCTCGCAGTTGTGGGTACTACTGCTACTCTATCTGACtgatatcatatttaatattgttctaCTCATCGGAGCTCATACG aaacgAGTAAAACTAATGCAGATATACTACTATTACGGTATAGCAACATTCTTTGGATCAATTATCACGTTCCTAGTTTTGGAATTAAAGTTATTCTTCTTTTACATGAGCGTTTTGGCGCTCTCCTTAACCTTCATCggattat TAACACACGCATATCTATTGCTGTTGGTGCGTTCCGAGATATCGAAGCCGCGTTACAAAGAGGACACGAATCAAGAATACGAGAACCATTTGGATGAACATCACCCACCCAATTGGCGGGAACCAGATATTGTgtaa
- the LOC115447215 gene encoding uncharacterized protein LOC115447215 isoform X2, translated as MRCEIPVLKRCFICFPLRYRIVIFGYLNLLFDLLVPTVEAAWTAEADSISDLTARTMVTYKGVTFSSQLWVLLLLYLTDIIFNIVLLIGAHTKRVKLMQIYYYYGIATFFGSIITFLVLELKLFFFYMSVLALSLTFIGLLTHAYLLLLVRSEISKPRYKEDTNQEYENHLDEHHPPNWREPDIV; from the exons ATGCGTTGTGAAATACCAGTACTAAAAAGGTGTTTTATATGTTTTCCCCTGCGTTATCGAATTgttatatttggatatttgaaTTTG CTATTTGACCTGTTGGTACCGACAGTCGAGGCAGCATGGACGGCCGAGGCAGATTCTATATCAGACCTAACTGCCCGGACCATGGTTACATACAAAGGCGTTACATTCTCCTCGCAGTTGTGGGTACTACTGCTACTCTATCTGACtgatatcatatttaatattgttctaCTCATCGGAGCTCATACG aaacgAGTAAAACTAATGCAGATATACTACTATTACGGTATAGCAACATTCTTTGGATCAATTATCACGTTCCTAGTTTTGGAATTAAAGTTATTCTTCTTTTACATGAGCGTTTTGGCGCTCTCCTTAACCTTCATCggattat TAACACACGCATATCTATTGCTGTTGGTGCGTTCCGAGATATCGAAGCCGCGTTACAAAGAGGACACGAATCAAGAATACGAGAACCATTTGGATGAACATCACCCACCCAATTGGCGGGAACCAGATATTGTgtaa